One Senegalia massiliensis genomic window, ATAGCTATGAAACCAAGTATTATTATAGCTGATTTTATAAGCATTGGTCTATATATTGTTTTCTTATGCCTTTCGAAAAATATGGAATTTAAATAATCATATCCCTCTTTATTATTAAATTTACTTGATTTTAAATCATCAGTAGAATAATCTTTTTCATCTAATTTAATGCCCACAAAATTAGCTTCTTTGTAAACTTCATTTAATTCTTTAAAATCCTCTATAGTATTTTGAGAATTTATTACATCCCAAAAGTTTTCATATTTATATATGTATATACTTGATAAAATACCTAAGGTTAAAGTAATTAAAAAAGGTATATTATTTGTAAAGAAAAAATATACAAATGAAAAATATAATTTTGGCATAAATAAAAAAGATATTAAATAGCTTACTATAACTATAATAGCATATATAATAACTTGAATTATTGGTTTACTATTTACATTAAATTGTCTTTTATTAAATAAGAAAAGGTATAATGCTTCACTTATTATATTTATTGAAGATATCATTAAAGATAATTTAATTCCAAATAAAAAGTTGAAATTTAAAAACTTAAAGAATATATAAAAAAATATTATTTTACCTAAAAATTTAATAGTTTCTTCGAAGAATATTTTAGAAATAAAATATTCTTTAGGTGGCATTCTCATTTGTTTTATTAAAATAAACTTTTCTTTATCTGTAGAGAGTGTATTTGAAAATACAAATGCTAATATAAAATAAAATGAAAGTATAAGCGAAAATATAGCATTTATATTTATATTTATATCACCATCAAATATCAAAAATGCAGGTAAAAAAATAGGGAGCAAAAATGATACAGCAGTTTTTATAGGTGTACTAACAAAACTCCAAATTATAGATAAAACACTTAGTATACTTTTAAATTTCATAAAAGAATAATTAATATTTTTAAGTAAATTTTTTATTAAAGGAATCTTTTTTAAAAAATATAAAAATGCATTTATTGATATTGAAAATTGTATATTTGATATTTGTCTAATTGTTCTAATCATTTATTTTCTCCTCAAGCATTTCTATAACTTTATCTTCAAAATCAGGATTTTGTAATAGCTCTTTTTGCATAAGGGATAATTTACCATTATTTAAAGCTACTATTTCATCACATAAGTCTTTTGCTAATTGAAGGATATGAGTAGAAAATATAATTATATGATCCTTTCTAATTTCTCTAAGGAGTCTTTTTATTTCTAAAGCTACAACTACATCTAAAGATGTTAGAGGTTCATCTAATAATATTACAGGTGGCCTTCTTATTACAAACATGAGCATTTGAAGCTTATTTTTCATTCCATGAGAATATGACCTGATTAATTTATGTCTGTCTTCATAATTGATTTTTATTATTTCAAAATATTCATCTATTAATAGAGGATGATCTAACTTATCTTTATTTATATCTATAAAAAACTTTATGAATTCATATCCAGTTAAAAATTCAGGAAGTATAGGATCAGAATATACATATGATAAGTTAGTAGATTCTAATCTTTTTCTCGCACCATTTATTTCTATGTAAGCTTTACCTTCATCTGATTTTAACTCTTCTGATAATATATTAAAAAAAGTTGTTTTTCCTGCTCCATTTCTTCCAAGAAGAGCATAGATATTTCCTTTATTAAATTCAAAATTTAAATCTTTAAGTACCTCTTTATTTTCAAATGATTTACTAATATTTTCGATTATTAACTTCATATATACCTCCAATATTTTCTATTTAACATACATCATTATATTATAAAGATAATTTTTTATCAATACATCAAATATATAGACAATACCATATGAAGGAAGTATAATGATTGTATATTAAAATATTAGAGGTGATATAATGAGTAATTTAATAATAATGATTATAATATCATTTTCCATAATAGCAGCCATAGATAAAGTAATTGGAAACAAGATGAAACTTGGTAATCATTTTGAAGAAGGTTTTAAATCTATGGGAGGTCTCGCCCTTACTATGTTAGGTATTTATACTATATCTCCACTTATAGCTAAGGTTATATCGCCTTTTCTTTTTCCAATTTCAAAAGTAACAGGGATAGACCCATCTATATTTATAGGGATATTTTTGGCTCCAGATATGGGCGGATTTAATGCTTCATTAGCTATAGCACATGATGCTCAAATTGGGATTTTCTCTGGACTTATACTTAGTTCAATGCTAGGTGCTACCCTTGTATTTACTATTCCTATTGCCCTTGGAATGATAAAAGATGAAGATAAAAAACATTTTTCAAAGGGAATATTATATGGCATAATAACTATACCATTAGGTAGTTTGGTTTCTGGTGTTATGATGGGAATAGATTTTGACATTTTATTATTGAATCATATTCCTATATTATTATTTTCTATTATGATATCAATGGGACTTTTTTTATGTCCTGATAAATTATTTAATGCATTTGAAAAATTTAATAAATTTATACTTTTACTTAGTACATTTGGTTTAATAATAGGAATTTTAAAGTTTACTTTGGGTATTAGTATATTTAATGATATAATTCCAATTGAAGAAGGACTAGTAGTTATAGGTAAAATTGCTATTATTCTTTCAGGAGCATATCCTTTAGTGTCTTTTATATCAGAAAAATTAGAAAAAGGACTTAGTTCTATTGGAAATAAGCTAAATGTAAATAATGATTCCATACTTGGAGTAATTACATCACTTGTGAATACAATACCTATGATTTCTATATATGACAAGATGGATAATAAAGGTAAAGTTATAAATTCAGCATTTGCTGTAAGTGCATCTTTTGTATTTGGTGGACAAATGGCATTTGTTTTAGGGGTTTCACCTGATATAATAGGACCATTTATAGTAGGAAAAATAGTTGCAGGAATCTCTAGTATTATAGTTATATTTGTTTCAACTAAAGAATATGGAAGTTATTTCAAGAATAAGAAATTTAGAAGAAAACATTTAGCTTTTAAAATAAAGAAATAATAATTGGAGGGATTGATTTGAATATTAAAAGTAATATTGAAAGACTACGTAAACTAATGAAGCAAAATGGAATTGATGCTTATATAATTTCAGATGTAGATCCACATCAATCAGAATATGTTGCAGAGTATTTTAAAATGAGAAGTTTTATATCAGGTTTTACAGGGTCAGCTGGTACTGTGGTTATAACTATGGATAAAAATGGTTTATGGGCTGATGGAAGATATCATATACAAGCAGAAGAACAACTTAAGGGATCTGGAATAGATTTATTTAAGCAAGGCCTAGAAGGAGTGCCTACATATACGGAATGGTTAAAAGAGGTATTAGATAAAGGTAGTAATGTAGGATTTGATGGAAAAGTTATATCACAGGCAATTGCAAAAGATATTATAGAAAAGTTTAAGAATACTGGTATAAATGTAAATCATGAGTATGATTTTATAAAAGAAATTTGGAATGATAGAGGTAAACAAAACTTTAATGAAATATACAACCATGATATAAAATATGCTGGGAAGAGTACAAAAGAGAAGTTACAATCTGTAAGGGAAAAAATGAAAGAAAATAATGCTGATTATTATATTTTAGGTAGCCTAGATAATATTGCTTGGTTGTTTAATATACGTGGAACAGATGTACCTAACAATCCAGTTGTATATTCATATGCTTTAGTATCTCATAACAAAGCTACAATTTATTTAAATAAAGATAAATTGAATGGTAAAGCTAAGAATACTTTAGAAGAAAATAAAGTTGAAATAAAGGAATATGAAAAAATAGCTGAAGATTTAAATAATATAGCTGAAAATGCTAATGTATTTTTAGATGAATCAAAGATAAATAGATATTTATACAAATCTTTACCTAAAAATACTAATAAAATTAAGGGAACAAGTATAGCTACAAGTCTTAAATCTATAAAAAATGACATTGAAATTAAAAATTTAAAAGGTTGTCAAATTAGAGATGGTGTAGCTATGGTGAGATTTATTCATTGGCTAAAAGAAAATGTAGCTAAAGAAAAAATTACTGAAATAGATGCTATTGAGAAACTTGAAAACTTTAGAAGAATGAATGATAAATTTAAAGGTATTAGTTTTGATACAATAGCAGGGTATAAAGATCATGCTGCTATGATGCATTATAAAGCAAATAAAGATAGTCAGTATACTTTAGAAGATAAAAGTTTATTTTTAATAGATTCTGGTGGTCAATATCTAGATGGGACAACAGATATTACAAGAACTATAGCACTAGGAGATGTTACTGAGAAAGAAAAATCAGATTTTACTCTTGTACTAAAATCTCATATAGCTCTTGATAAATTAGTATTTTTATATGGAACAACAGGATCTAATATAGATATAATAGCAAGAAAACCTATGTGGGAAAATGGGCTGGATTATAAATGTGGTACTGGTCATGGTGTTGGATTTTTCTTAAATGTACATGAGGGTCCACAAAGTATTAGTAGACAGCCTAATAAAATAAAATTAGAAGAAAATATGATTTTAACTAATGAACCAGGTATTTATAGAAATGGTGAGCATGGTATTAGAATAGAAAATACTATAGTTGTTAAAGAAAAGTTTGAAAATGAATTCGGTAAATTTATGGATTTTGAAACAATTTCATATTGTCCAATTGATTTAGATGCTATAGAACCTTCATTGTTAGATAATGAAGAAAAGAAGTGGCTAAATGATTATCATAAAGAAGTATATAGTAAATTGAGTCCATATTTAGAAGAAGACTTACAAAAGTGGCTTGAAAATCAAACAAGAGAAATATAATAAACTTCAAGGTACCTATTAGGTACCTTGAAATTTATGTAATATATGGAAGGACTGTTGTTAGTAATTTTTGAAATAATTCTAATTCTTTATCAGAACATTTATTTAGTAGACTTAATAATTCATTGATTTCTAAATTTTCTTTCAAATAAAATCCATTATTTTCTAAAATTACAGCACTTTCATTTATTTTATCTCCAAAAATTAAGTAATCAAGAGAAATATGAAGGTGTTTAGATATATTCACCATAGTTGTTAAACTCATCTGTCTTTCTCCTCTTTCTAATTGTCCTATATAATAATCAGAAAGGTTTATTAACTCTGCTAATTCTTCTCTTGAAAGTTTAAATTTCTCTCTTTCGTTTCTTATTCTTAAACCTATGGATTTATTGTCTATAGGTGTATTATTTTCCATAAAAACAACTCCTAACTTACTTTATACTTTAACGGATTTTAAGAAATATTTTAATGTGCTGATTGCATATATATTACACTTGCTTATTGCTAATATATGTTATAAAATTTAATGTATATTGAGATTATAGGGGGAAATTAAATGAAAACTAATAAATTAATTATTGGAAAGAAAATTTTATGTAATGCTATTAATATGAACATAAGTAAAGAAATAATAATTAAAATAAGTCAAAAAATAGATAAATATATTTTAGAATATCATTCTGATAATAATAAAAAGGATGATGGATATTAACAATGTAATCTTATTGTAACCATTTAATACTGTTTTGTTACTCAAAATCCTCTTATATTTTATAAGATATATATTGTTAGAAAGATATATGAAATTTTAGGAGGATAAAGGTGAGTAGAAAAAAAAGGTTTATAAGATTCATATTTTTATGTATAATATCAATTGTAATTATAATTATTCTAATTGGAAACCATAAAAGTGTAAGTTATAGTGGCAAAAAAATAGATGTTCAAAATAATGATAAAAATAATTTGAATGAAAATTCAAATCAAAATAGTATAGAAGTTGAGCAAGATTATAATGAAACTGATTTATCGACTGATAATAGAGAAGATGATATAGATAATGATACAGAAAATGATACAGAAGATGATATAGATACTGTATTAACTGTACCAGTAGAGGAGGCATATAAGAAGGATGATAGAAAAATTGCATTTCTAACTTTTGATGATGGTCCAAGTAAAAATACTACTGAAATATTAAAAATACTTGATGAAGAGAATATTAAAGCGACTTTTTTTGTATTGGGAAAACTCGCTAAGTATAATGATGAAACAATTAAAGATATATATAATAAAAATCATAAAATTGGAAATCATACATATTCTCATGAATATAGAAAAATATATTCATCTACTGATATTTTATTAAATGAAGTTAACAAAACCAATGAAATATTAAAAGGAATATTAGGAGATGATTTTAAAAGTAATCTTTTTAGATTTCCAGGAGGTTCATTTGGAGAAAATAAATCAGTATATAGACAAGCAATAAAAAATCAAGGATATAAATATGTTGATTGGAATGCTTTGAATAAAGATTCAGAAGGTAGAAACAAAACTCCAAATGAATTATTGCTTAATATAAAAGAAACAACAAAAAATAAAAAAAGAGTTATTATTCTTATGCATGATTCTGCTACAAAGAAAAATACAGTAGAGTCTTTACCAATGGTAATTGATTATTTGAAAAATGAAGGATATGAATTTGGTGTTTTAGATTAAAATATTTATAGAAGGTTGAAAAAATGAAAAGCATAAAGACAAGAGTAGTAGGAGCATTTATTTTAATAATAGTAATTACTATTTTAATATTTGAAGTATTATTAATAGAATTGCTTCAGAGTTATTACTATAAGAATACTGAAGAAATAGTTACAAATCAAATTAAAATATCATCTGATTTTTACTCACGATACTTTTCCAATGTTTCACTTAAAGATAACATATTAGATAATGTTGATGTTTTTTGGAATCAAACAGAGAGTCAAGTTCAAATATTAGATTTAGAAGGTAATGTTTTAATGGATTCTATAGGAGTAATACACAAAGATAAATTATCAACAAGTGATGTAAGAAAAGCTCTATCAGGAGATCATGCTACATGGATTGGAAAAGTAAATTATGATAATCATGAAGTAATGGCAGTATCACATCCATTGATATCATCTAATAAACAAATAGGTGTAATTAGATTTGTGACTTCTTTAGAAAAAATTAATAAAGCAATTATAAATATTTCCATGGTTTTTATCTTCATAGGTTTAGGAGTTATAATTATAGCAATTTCAGTTAGTTATATTATATCGAATACTATAGTATCACCTATTAAAGATGTGACAAAGATTGCAGAACAAATGGCTGAGGGTAATTTTAAAGTAAGAGGAAGTAATGAATATGATGATGAAATAGGTAAGTTAAATGATACACTTAATTATATGGCTGAAGAAATAACAAAAAAGGAACAACTTAAAAATGAATTTATATCTTCTATATCACATGAATTACGCACACCTCTTACATCAATTAAGGGATGGGCATCTACTTTAAACACAGATAATAATGATAATGAAGAAATTTTAAAAGATGGTTTAATTATAATAGAGAATGAAACTGAAAGATTAACCAAAATGGTAGAAGAATTATTAGATTTCTCTAGGTTTAATTCAGGAAAAATGATATTAAAAATACAAGAGACAAATTTTAAAGATATACTTAATTATATAAGAATTAATATGATGCCAAGAGCTCAAAGAGCTAATTTGTTTTTTAATGTAGACTTTAAAGGGGAAAATGACAAAGTATATATTGATAGAGATAGAATAAAGCAAGTTCTAATAAATGTTTTAGATAATGCATTTAGATTCACTAAACCAAAAGGATATGTAATATTAATTTCACAAATAAAAGATGATGTATTAACCATAGAGATTAAAGATAATGGTTGTGGTATTAATAACCAGGAGCTTCCAAAGGTGAAGGAGAAATTTTATAAAGGTAAAACTAATAAATCTAATACAGGTTTGGGGCTTTCCATAAGTGATGAAATAATAAAAATGCATAATGGACAAATAAACATTGATAGTGATTTAGGGCAAGGAACTAAAGTTATAATTAAGATACCTATATCTAAAAAGGTGATAATAGATGAATAAAATTAAATTATTAATAATATTATTTTTTATATTGCTTTTACAAGGCTGTAATATTGAATTAGATGATGGAGATAATATTGTTTCACCAAACAATCCAAATATAGCTATACAAGGTAAATGGAAAATAAAAGACAAGACTTATGTAAAAGACGATAGCTTAAAAAACAACCAATCAAATATATCAAATAAGAAAGTTATTTTCAGTGATAAATATATATATATAAATAATAAATTAATTGAAAATCCAGAATATAAATCAAAAAATGTAAATACAAAAGAGTATCTATTATATAATTATAAAATTGACATGGATGTTTTAAAAATTGATTCTGAAAACATAAATGTTTTAATAGTTACATCAGGTAATAATTATTTGTTTGATATTGTATATAAAGATGATAAAAATATTTTAATGTATTACAGTGGAATGTTTTTGCATTTGGAAAAAATATCAAATGATACAGATATAAATATAGATGATAATGAAGATACAGGATATATAAATGAAGAAAGTGATTTATATAATAATTTAGCATCAGGTGTTTTATTGGGACTAAGGTCACATGATACAAAAAATTCTGATGGGAAATATACATATAGAACACTATGGATATCATCA contains:
- a CDS encoding sensor histidine kinase codes for the protein MKSIKTRVVGAFILIIVITILIFEVLLIELLQSYYYKNTEEIVTNQIKISSDFYSRYFSNVSLKDNILDNVDVFWNQTESQVQILDLEGNVLMDSIGVIHKDKLSTSDVRKALSGDHATWIGKVNYDNHEVMAVSHPLISSNKQIGVIRFVTSLEKINKAIINISMVFIFIGLGVIIIAISVSYIISNTIVSPIKDVTKIAEQMAEGNFKVRGSNEYDDEIGKLNDTLNYMAEEITKKEQLKNEFISSISHELRTPLTSIKGWASTLNTDNNDNEEILKDGLIIIENETERLTKMVEELLDFSRFNSGKMILKIQETNFKDILNYIRINMMPRAQRANLFFNVDFKGENDKVYIDRDRIKQVLINVLDNAFRFTKPKGYVILISQIKDDVLTIEIKDNGCGINNQELPKVKEKFYKGKTNKSNTGLGLSISDEIIKMHNGQINIDSDLGQGTKVIIKIPISKKVIIDE
- the eutH gene encoding ethanolamine utilization protein EutH translates to MSNLIIMIIISFSIIAAIDKVIGNKMKLGNHFEEGFKSMGGLALTMLGIYTISPLIAKVISPFLFPISKVTGIDPSIFIGIFLAPDMGGFNASLAIAHDAQIGIFSGLILSSMLGATLVFTIPIALGMIKDEDKKHFSKGILYGIITIPLGSLVSGVMMGIDFDILLLNHIPILLFSIMISMGLFLCPDKLFNAFEKFNKFILLLSTFGLIIGILKFTLGISIFNDIIPIEEGLVVIGKIAIILSGAYPLVSFISEKLEKGLSSIGNKLNVNNDSILGVITSLVNTIPMISIYDKMDNKGKVINSAFAVSASFVFGGQMAFVLGVSPDIIGPFIVGKIVAGISSIIVIFVSTKEYGSYFKNKKFRRKHLAFKIKK
- a CDS encoding polysaccharide deacetylase family protein — translated: MSRKKRFIRFIFLCIISIVIIIILIGNHKSVSYSGKKIDVQNNDKNNLNENSNQNSIEVEQDYNETDLSTDNREDDIDNDTENDTEDDIDTVLTVPVEEAYKKDDRKIAFLTFDDGPSKNTTEILKILDEENIKATFFVLGKLAKYNDETIKDIYNKNHKIGNHTYSHEYRKIYSSTDILLNEVNKTNEILKGILGDDFKSNLFRFPGGSFGENKSVYRQAIKNQGYKYVDWNALNKDSEGRNKTPNELLLNIKETTKNKKRVIILMHDSATKKNTVESLPMVIDYLKNEGYEFGVLD
- a CDS encoding Spo0E family sporulation regulatory protein-aspartic acid phosphatase, producing MKTNKLIIGKKILCNAINMNISKEIIIKISQKIDKYILEYHSDNNKKDDGY
- a CDS encoding helix-turn-helix domain-containing protein, with translation MENNTPIDNKSIGLRIRNEREKFKLSREELAELINLSDYYIGQLERGERQMSLTTMVNISKHLHISLDYLIFGDKINESAVILENNGFYLKENLEINELLSLLNKCSDKELELFQKLLTTVLPYIT
- a CDS encoding ABC transporter ATP-binding protein, with the translated sequence MKLIIENISKSFENKEVLKDLNFEFNKGNIYALLGRNGAGKTTFFNILSEELKSDEGKAYIEINGARKRLESTNLSYVYSDPILPEFLTGYEFIKFFIDINKDKLDHPLLIDEYFEIIKINYEDRHKLIRSYSHGMKNKLQMLMFVIRRPPVILLDEPLTSLDVVVALEIKRLLREIRKDHIIIFSTHILQLAKDLCDEIVALNNGKLSLMQKELLQNPDFEDKVIEMLEEKIND
- a CDS encoding aminopeptidase P family protein, whose translation is MNIKSNIERLRKLMKQNGIDAYIISDVDPHQSEYVAEYFKMRSFISGFTGSAGTVVITMDKNGLWADGRYHIQAEEQLKGSGIDLFKQGLEGVPTYTEWLKEVLDKGSNVGFDGKVISQAIAKDIIEKFKNTGINVNHEYDFIKEIWNDRGKQNFNEIYNHDIKYAGKSTKEKLQSVREKMKENNADYYILGSLDNIAWLFNIRGTDVPNNPVVYSYALVSHNKATIYLNKDKLNGKAKNTLEENKVEIKEYEKIAEDLNNIAENANVFLDESKINRYLYKSLPKNTNKIKGTSIATSLKSIKNDIEIKNLKGCQIRDGVAMVRFIHWLKENVAKEKITEIDAIEKLENFRRMNDKFKGISFDTIAGYKDHAAMMHYKANKDSQYTLEDKSLFLIDSGGQYLDGTTDITRTIALGDVTEKEKSDFTLVLKSHIALDKLVFLYGTTGSNIDIIARKPMWENGLDYKCGTGHGVGFFLNVHEGPQSISRQPNKIKLEENMILTNEPGIYRNGEHGIRIENTIVVKEKFENEFGKFMDFETISYCPIDLDAIEPSLLDNEEKKWLNDYHKEVYSKLSPYLEEDLQKWLENQTREI